From the Flavobacterium gyeonganense genome, the window GAAGACTAAAGCAAGAACCGTAATTCCGATTAAATAGGTTAAACCCGCTATTTTTTTGTATGGAAAAAGTCTGTCCAGCGTTCTCATAAATCGGATTCTGAAACGCTCAAAAGCACCTATTTTTCCGTTGCCATCAGTATCCGTTCTTTCAACATACTCTTTTTTCTGAGTGATCAGTTGTTTCTCAGATTCCGGCGTCAATCCGCAAGCGTTGAATTCGGCTTCATCGTCTGTGATTTCCGGTGTATGTTCGTGTTTTGGATGCGCTTTCATTAACCAGTTTGCCATGACAGGAACAAAAGTCTGAGAAAGTAAAAACGAAATTACCATCGAAAAACCAATCGCCAGTGCCAACGGCAAAAACAAGGCTCCCGGAATTCCGACCATTGTAAAGGCAGGTGCAAAAACCGCCAGAATACAAAGCAGGATCAATAATTTGGGCAAGGCAATTTCCTGACAAGCATCCCAAATCGCGAGTGCTTTTGGTTTGCCCATATCGAGATGCTGGTGAATGTTTTCGATGGTTACGGTACTTTCATCCACCAGAATTCCAATCGCCAAAGCGAGTCCGCTCAAAGACATTAAGTTGATGGTCTGTCCGAATAATTTCAGGAATAAAACGCCCGAAATAATCGAAATTGGAATGGTCAGGATTACGATTAACGCCGCACGTCTATCACTTAAGAATAGTAAAACCATTAATCCGGTAAGGACTGCTCCGATGATTCCTTCGGTAATCAAACTTTTAACCGAGTTGATGACATAAACCGACTGGTCAAATTCGTATGATAATTGTACGTCTTCGGGAAGTGTACTCTGAATTTTAGGCAATTCGGCTTTTAATTTCTGAACCACATCCCAGGTTGAAGCGTCTCCGGCCTTTGCAATACTGATATAAACAGAACGTTTTCCGTTTACCAAAGCATATCCGTTGGTCACATCGGCACCGTCCTTTACGGTTGCCACATCACCTAATTTCAGGTTTTGAACTCCGCCTTTAAACAACGGAATCTGCTCAAAATCCTTGATTTCCTTAATCGTATTATTGGTTGGCGAAATGTAATTGATATCGCCAATTCTTACGTTTCCGGATGGAGCGGTCTGGTTGTTCACACGAATCGCTTCCACAATCTGATCGGGTGTCAGGTTATGTGAACGCAACAAATCAGGATCTACGTTAACCTCTACCGTTCTTGGGCTTCCGCCAAAGGGAGCCGGAGATAATAAACCTGGAATCGAAGTAAAAGAGGCACGAACATAGACATTCGCCAAATCCTGCAATTCGTTGTTAGAACGTATTTTACTGCTTAAAACCAATTGTCCAATTGGCAAAGAAGAAGCATCAAAACGAATGATAAACGGAGGCTGTGTTCCCGGAGGAAATGCCGCCTGAATTCGGTTCGAGAGTGAACTTAATTCGGCTGCAGCCTGCGCCATATTAGTGTTTTCATAATAGGTTAATTTCATAATCATTAACCCCTGAATATTCTTGGTTTCTACCGATTTTACGCCATTGGCAAAAGGAAGAATGTTTACATAGTTTTTGGCAAAATAAGCCTCCATCTGGTCCGGTGTATACCCTCCAAAAGGATGCGCAATATAAATTACCGGCAAATTCATCTTCGGAAGAATATCTACCTTAATGTCTTTGATGGCACCAATTCCGAAGAAAAATAGACCCGCAACCAATACTAATATGGAGATGGGTTTGCGGAGTGCAAAACGTATTAAATTCATTAGGATCTATAATTAAAATTCATTTATAAATAAGTCGAAATTGCCCGTTGCGGCTACTTTTAGCAAATACGATTGCCACACATTATTATTGACGATATCACGGTCGATTTCGGCACGGTTTAAGGTGAATAACGTTTGTGTGATGTCTGTCAAATCTGTCAGACCGTTTTTGTATAAAGTCGATTTTTGAAGATACGCTCTTTGTGCCGCATTGACCTGAATGGGTGCTTCGGCGTAATTCTCCAGCGTGATTTTTATTTTATCTTCGGCAAAATTCAATTGCGACTTTAACTCCCTGTCCGCCTGATCGTATTCTTCCTGTAAACCTTGCGAAACAAATTTCTGCGCACTTACCTGTTTGCTCATTCGGAACGGTGTGGTCAGATTCCAGGTAATTCCAACTCCAATTAAATAATTGGTACGATCTGGATTTACGCCATCCCAGTAATTTCGGTTAAAGGCTGTCTGGTCTGTTGCATAAGCCGAGTCAAACCCCGAGGCTCTTGTCTGCAAAATCCCAAAAGCACTCATGGTTGGATAATAAAATCGCTTGTATAATTTCGTCTGCTGATTGCTGTAATCGATTCTGGTTTTATATAATTGCAATAACG encodes:
- a CDS encoding efflux RND transporter permease subunit translates to MNLIRFALRKPISILVLVAGLFFFGIGAIKDIKVDILPKMNLPVIYIAHPFGGYTPDQMEAYFAKNYVNILPFANGVKSVETKNIQGLMIMKLTYYENTNMAQAAAELSSLSNRIQAAFPPGTQPPFIIRFDASSLPIGQLVLSSKIRSNNELQDLANVYVRASFTSIPGLLSPAPFGGSPRTVEVNVDPDLLRSHNLTPDQIVEAIRVNNQTAPSGNVRIGDINYISPTNNTIKEIKDFEQIPLFKGGVQNLKLGDVATVKDGADVTNGYALVNGKRSVYISIAKAGDASTWDVVQKLKAELPKIQSTLPEDVQLSYEFDQSVYVINSVKSLITEGIIGAVLTGLMVLLFLSDRRAALIVILTIPISIISGVLFLKLFGQTINLMSLSGLALAIGILVDESTVTIENIHQHLDMGKPKALAIWDACQEIALPKLLILLCILAVFAPAFTMVGIPGALFLPLALAIGFSMVISFLLSQTFVPVMANWLMKAHPKHEHTPEITDDEAEFNACGLTPESEKQLITQKKEYVERTDTDGNGKIGAFERFRIRFMRTLDRLFPYKKIAGLTYLIGITVLALVFLTFIGKDVFPKVNSSQFQLRMRAPDGTRLERTEEKAILVLKELEKMVGKEHIGISSVYVGQHPSLFSINPIYLFMAGSHEAVFQVSLKEYHTDMDDFKDDLRARIKKILPDVKISFEPIELTDKVLSQGSPTPIEIRIAGKDKKRNELYASQIVEKLQKIAYFRDVQIGQPIHYPAMNIDIDRTRAAELGVDMNDISRSLVAATSSSRYTEKNTWIDEKSGLSVNVQVQVPLNQMKSKTDIGEIPVLKNSLRPVLSDIAKITPGFVSGENDNLGAMPYITVTANISQTDLGTATKDVAATISSLGELPRGLFVTPIGLSKVLEETLSSLQVGLLVAIFVIFLMLAANFQSFKVSLVILTTVPAVVLGALLMLTITGSTLNLQSYMGIIMSVGVSIANAVLLVTNAEQLRKINGNALESAREAAALRLRPIIMTSVAMIAGMLPMAIGHGEGGDQVSPLGRAVIGGLLFSTFAVLLILPLIFAWAQEHTTTQSVSLDPEDEESIHYISSINPKNDN